The window TCCATCTTATCCAGAGCTATGAAGGTAGCTGTACCAATATTGTTCGTCTTAAGAAAATTTATACATTTTTCACCAGTGTCCACTGAGTCAACAACTATATTGTCCAGTGGCCCACAAGCTGTACTAATGGCAACATCATATTTTGCATCAATGCCACCTAGATCACCCAATCGCCCAAACACACCAGTAATGCTTCCATTATTTCGTTGCCCCATAATTGCATCAAGAACGGTTCCCCGAGACCTGGATGACTGCATAGCACTGCGAGTCTCCTCAAGCTTCACTCGATGAATTCTCAGCTGTTCCTCAATCTTTTGCTGCTCAGGAATCAGGTGCTGAAGATTCTGCATGTCATTTTTAAGTTGTTCTTCACTCTTAGGTACATTATCTTCCATCATCGTTATTTCTTCTGTTCTTCGATGGATAGTATCCTGGGCCTTCTCTAATCCAGCAAGGATATGTTCAAGTTTCCTTTTTTCGTTTTGTTCTGTACTCTGGTAAATATTTAATTCACACTGAGCAATATCAAGTGCACTCTTAGCTTCATCAACTTCCTTCCTCAGGTCAACAAGACAAGTTTCAAATTTGGTTTTCTCATCTTGCAACTGTTGAGTTTCAGAGTTGAGAGTAGATATGACTTCGTGATAAGCTgtctcttctttctttctctcatttTCCAGATCATCTTTCAGCTTCTGGCACTCCTCTATATCTTTCTCATTTTTTTCAGGTACTTTCCCAAGCTCTTCCAATTTACTTTTTTCACTAATTTGCTGACTCATTAGTTTCTTCCTCCTCTGATTTTTGTGTTTAAGATCTTCCTGCATTTTAACATCCTCATTCTCCAAGGCTTTAAATTTTTCTGAACATTCCTCCTTTATCTTGCTAATTTTCTCCAAATTTTCCCCTAACTTTTTTATTTCTTCCTCCTTTTCTCTTTTCTTTGCATTAATCTCCTCTAGTTCCTTCTTCACTTCACTCATACCCTCGTCAATTTCTTGCTTCTTACCCTCTGCTTTTTCCTTTCTTCGTGAGCAGTCTAAATAGTAGCACTGGAAAAGTGTGTGTTTCTTGCTTGTTACTTCATTTTCCAGCCTCAAATGTTCAACAGCTTTATCTTTAGGCCCTTCTAAtgcctctttttcttcttccacTAATTTTACCCTGTTCAGTTTCTCTCTTCGTGCTTCATTTAAATCCTCCACTCTCTTGAACAGCATTTCAATTGGCTCTTTCAATCTTGATGAGCCAATAATATCCTCAATAAACTCTAGCATGCCAGTGTCATGTTCTGTTACAGCTTTGGGTTTCATCATAGCAATCTGTTCTACCTCACCTTGAAGAATGAGGAAGCGACTGTGGTCCAGGTCTATACCATGGGCTCGTAGTTGTCTTGAAACAGCCTTAAACTGGCATTTCTTGCCATTTATCTGATAGAAAGATGAATTATCACGAAAAGCAGTGCGAGAGACAACAAAGTGGGAATCAGGAACTACTTCAAAGTCATCGGAATCCTTGTCAATGATCTTCTGAAAATGAACAGAAACTTTACAGCTTTGAACATTCTGATGTTGTTCAGAATCATGGATCAGGACAGATATTTTCTTGGAACGGATTTTTGTAGCACGGTAGCCGAAGACAAACAGCATGGAATCAATAATGTTACTTTTGCCACTTCCATTTGGTCCAACAATAGACGTGAAGTTCTTGTGAAATGGTCCCAAAACCTACAGAAATTATTAGAATTAAGAAATATCAATTCCATTTCCTGTATAActtaattttaaccctttcatggtcggcaggccctctcctagacttgttctcagggtcggaaatttttcggaaaaaaaaaattattatttttccttatgaaatgatagagaatcttttcgaAATCATAAGGACACcataagtatgaaatttgatggataacttatggaattatgctctcacgaagttagcggtctcgatgatgtttacgcattggcgatttcgcacACTgaaccctattttcagccaattccaatgtaccagtcaacaaaaatcatacctattttgctagaactccattttttctatcgaatgagtacaaaaaaccacccatttaccaatttcaactatccagtaaagtAGTCAGAAaatggcaattttgccaatttcacacaaatttctgaagatgccaatttcaaaatagggtccagaataaacaagacagacattcctggcactaaaataacatttcctttgttcattactcatgtctccaggcctctgttacatttcttttgctttccactttgaatttttattatcacaaaaaatagaagatttatgttatgcTGACAACCGCATTAGTGTataaatggtgtagaaatggtataaatatcagcgcacttgtgaaagaatattagactcaccagttgacgtgtattggacgtatggcatgatttgtttacctttgaactttggcaaaaatcgaacatttctgctactttgagctcaatttcaaggaacttttcattgtgaaaaagtcaaaatcatctcaatttctgtaatatgtcttccattctataaaatgagaccaggaaaactagaatacaaccataaatagcatacgaaaataccctgcaaaattcgctgttttaaaccaaaaacacagtcagtttttttccttctcattatgcactgtgtgctgcaggatttttttttatattgtgcacactgaccacagagtcATAGACCCATTCAtaagtaggcctaccagctttctctcactagatttgaaggcgttaGAATTTGCgagtactagtacagcaccaaccctggcgtgcaagccgtactagtacggcaacaaccatgaaagggttaaatcaTGTATTTATGATGCCTTTCAAGTCTAATAAGAGCATTTGATATAGTGATGCTAATGATCCTTTATTAATAATGTGCATAACATTAAGAGCTCGTAATGGCATGATTGCAAACACCccgtaccacgggtggggtttgaacccatgatcagggtctcaaaacttcagactgTTGCATTAGTTTGGAGACTCTCTGATCATGGGTttaaaccccacctgtggtatgattTATTAAGAGTTCATGTACAGAATACTCTCAAGTTTTCACTGAAACAGCAGCGACTTTCCTCGATACAGCAGAACCTCGGTTGTTGAACTTAATTCCATCCAGGTGTCGATTCGACAACCAAAGTAATTTTTTATATAACGAATAACAAACAGAATTAATCAGTTCCAGACCCCATAtgacaatataataatttattaataatatacgaactactacataaaacaatgtataaaattatacagCACAGGGAAACTTTAAAAATGAAttctaaatgaaaatttaactgccctTACCTGTCAGAGGAGAGGTAATGGCAAAACTCTAACAGCTTCAAATCTTGTGGGAGAAAGCTgatagacctacatgtgagagaatgggtctgcatggtgagtgtgcgcagtataaaaaaaaaaaaaaaatcctgcagcacgcaatgCATGAGAAAAATAAGCGACAGtgcttttggtttaaaacagcgactttcgtACGGCATTCtcatttcttggtctcatttgatagatatattacagaaatagagacgaTTTTGAATAGTTTACAGACTAAACATAGCCTGAAATTGAgatcaaagtagcggaaatgttcaatttttgccgatcttcaagagtaaacaaatttaagtcacatgtccaatacacgtcaactggtgcgTCTAATATGCATCCAAGAAtttgttgatattatttatacaattattacaattatgcagcagtctaacagtaaatcttctattttttgtgaatacctggagagggtttcaggagtcaacgcccccacggcccagtctgtgaccaggcctcatggtgggtcagggcctgatcaaccaggatgctACTGTTGGCCTCAGGCaacctgacgtacgaaccacagcccggctggtcaggtattgactttataaaggtacctgtccagtgcatTCTAGAAgacagatgaacagtcttgggccccctcacactgtgtattgtctcttatcgtgttaatggcacccatgcttttcattggggggatgttgcatctcctgccgagtcttttgctttcacagggagtgattttcatgtgcaaatttggtattaatccctctaggattttccaagtgtaaataatcatctatctctcctgcctgcattctagggagtagaggttgaggaacttcaagtgttcccagtaaatGAGGTGtattatcgcagttatgtgtgccttgaaggttctctgtgcactatctagatcagcaatttcacttgccttggaaggtgctgttagtgtgcagcaatatttcagcctagttAGAACAtgagacctgaagagtgtcatcatgggctgggcatccatagttttgaaggttatcattatccatcctgtcatttaaCTAGCAGATGCAACTGATGCTATGTTGTGGTCTTGgaaggcaagatcctctgacattatcacttccaggtcttttaAGTTAGTTTTCTGTTCAACTGTGTGGCTGGAATTGGTCTTGTActctgatatacagtggaccctcaaccagcgacggcatcgattaacgataaatctgactagcaatTCATttaaatgcaaaaattttgcctcggctagcgcttaaaaacccaaccagcgctattcgttccgtactatacgcgtccactttggcctgagcgcgcctcacttgtccctttggtgccagtgtttacaagccagccagccaccgcggttgcttccaaacatacaactggaacatttcatattatcacagcctttttagtgattgcacctgcaaaataagtcaccatgggccccaagaaagcttctagtgccaaccctacagcaaaaagggtgagaattactatggagatgaagaaagagatcattgataaatatgaaagtggagtgcgtatctctgagctggtcaggttgtataataaaccccaatcaaccatcgctactattgtgggcaagaaaacggcaatcaaggaagatgttcttgccaaaggtgcaactatgttttcgaaactgagatcgcaagtactcgaagatgttgagagactgttattggtgtggataaacgagaaacagatagcaggagacagcatctctcaagtgatcatatgtgaaaaggctaggaag is drawn from Cherax quadricarinatus isolate ZL_2023a unplaced genomic scaffold, ASM3850222v1 Contig1339, whole genome shotgun sequence and contains these coding sequences:
- the LOC128702520 gene encoding structural maintenance of chromosomes protein 4-like; amino-acid sequence: MSFNIRNSREKDSVKGKEKNKGKEKENEREDIAEPGNNGPQGVEVEEDEIETGIQIGDIYVPPPPPSACSLDNTGPRLIITHIENEFFKSYAGRQVLGPFHKNFTSIVGPNGSGKSNIIDSMLFVFGYRATKIRSKKISVLIHDSEQHQNVQSCKVSVHFQKIIDKDSDDFEVVPDSHFVVSRTAFRDNSSFYQINGKKCQFKAVSRQLRAHGIDLDHSRFLILQGEVEQIAMMKPKAVTEHDTGMLEFIEDIIGSSRLKEPIEMLFKRVEDLNEARREKLNRVKLVEEEKEALEGPKDKAVEHLRLENEVTSKKHTLFQCYYLDCSRRKEKAEGKKQEIDEGMSEVKKELEEINAKKREKEEEIKKLGENLEKISKIKEECSEKFKALENEDVKMQEDLKHKNQRRKKLMSQQISEKSKLEELGKVPEKNEKDIEECQKLKDDLENERKKEETAYHEVISTLNSETQQLQDEKTKFETCLVDLRKEVDEAKSALDIAQCELNIYQSTEQNEKRKLEHILAGLEKAQDTIHRRTEEITMMEDNVPKSEEQLKNDMQNLQHLIPEQQKIEEQLRIHRVKLEETRSAMQSSRSRGTVLDAIMGQRNNGSITGVFGRLGDLGGIDAKYDVAISTACGPLDNIVVDSVDTGEKCINFLKTNNIGTATFIALDKMEKWRSQCEMSIQTPENVPRLFDLVRLNDDKLKTAFYFALRDTLVADDLDQASRIAYGRVRHRVVTLKGELIEPSGTMSGGGRSVLRGRMGKQAAVLNVDTREVELVEGEVEKLTQHAGQLRKERAQLEDSIQQLTKDLKMVKLNIQKYRLEIEAAHQQLVSLQDQKGRQEEKVNAVKPDPTKIKKMENNIEEKMKIYKVAAASAQEVETQVNKIHQQIMEITEGKMKILRKSVDSVKKKLEKVDAEIIRLQVGIKTAKRNSKKTEEKVAGMEAEILELQNELLELQTTRTSIEGEAAQVLEHLQSLT